Proteins encoded by one window of Monoglobus pectinilyticus:
- a CDS encoding XkdX family protein codes for MYEKIKNRYEKGYVTNSQLMRYISLGVLTEKQAEKIKALENE; via the coding sequence ATGTATGAAAAGATTAAAAACAGATACGAAAAAGGATATGTAACCAATAGTCAGCTTATGCGTTATATATCACTCGGAGTATTGACGGAAAAGCAGGCAGAAAAAATTAAGGCGTTGGAGAATGAATAA